The following coding sequences lie in one Arabidopsis thaliana chromosome 3, partial sequence genomic window:
- a CDS encoding transmembrane protein, putative (DUF626) (Protein of unknown function (DUF626); FUNCTIONS IN: molecular_function unknown; INVOLVED IN: biological_process unknown; EXPRESSED IN: 7 plant structures; EXPRESSED DURING: 4 anthesis, petal differentiation and expansion stage, E expanded cotyledon stage, D bilateral stage; CONTAINS InterPro DOMAIN/s: Protein of unknown function DUF626, Arabidopsis thaliana (InterPro:IPR006462); BEST Arabidopsis thaliana protein match is: Protein of unknown function (DUF626) (TAIR:AT4G29550.1); Has 177 Blast hits to 176 proteins in 2 species: Archae - 0; Bacteria - 0; Metazoa - 0; Fungi - 0; Plants - 177; Viruses - 0; Other Eukaryotes - 0 (source: NCBI BLink).): MADILRQLLDCGKLSDETCHSILCGLGQHVDALHLSKTEEEVDGWTSEEDEELDQEYCRQVTESLGFDIDGKVCIPACGISPVFLGANKNPRSEVALYGRLGVHCFNIDKERKFQYMRIPKYNVQYPEAMSFHITVEVNDLADNSAHTLQNLVTRSFSRNGEDLRVSTGICRIKPKTPEREICLVDEEAIDKFYRGVMPNFVSKLGADDDKLRFYEVQEQDVCANDWLRLYTEFALFSYWRYNEDGFESCLPVEIKKIIVETCDTHREPRMKLKSSNAIFHINFNAKSCDYKSVSRRTTDGKPGHIVLEINTWKLSST, translated from the exons ATGGCTGATATTCTACGGCAGCTGTTGGATTGTGGAAAATTATCTGACGAAACCTGCCACTCGATTTTGTGTGGATTGGGTCAACATGTCGATGCTTTACATTTATCCAAAACCGAAGAAGAAGTCGACGGATGGACatctgaggaagatgaagaacttgACCAAGAATACTGTCGCCAAGTTACCGAGTCTCTG GGTTTCGATATTGATGGTAAAGTTTGTATCCCAGCATGTGGAATCTCACCAGTCTTTCTAGGTGCTAATAAAAACCCGCGTAGCGAAGTCGCTCTTTATGGCCGTTTGGGAGTTCATTGCTTCAACATTGACAAG GAGAGGAAGTTTCAGTATATGCGCATACCTAAATACAATGTTCAATATCCTGAAGCTATGTCTTTCCATATAACCGTGGAGGTGAATGATCTTGCTGATAATTCAGCTCACACTTTACAGAACTTGGTCACAAGATCTTTTTCTAGGAACGGAGAGGACTTAAGAGTCTCTACTGGAATTTGCagaatcaaacccaaaacacCTG AAAGAGAGATCTGTCTTGTGGATGAGGAAGCAATAGATAAGTTTTACAGAGGTGTTATGCCCAACTTTGTGTCCAAACTAGGGGCTGACGATGATAAGCTGAGGTTCTACGAG GTTCAGGAGCAGGACGTATGTGCAAATGATTGGTTACGTCTATATACTGAATTCGCACTTTTCTCCTACTGGAGATATAATGAG GACGGATTTGAGTCTTGTTTACCTGTGGAGATCAAGAAGATAATTGTGGAAACTTGTGACACTCACAGAGAGCCGCGTATGAAGCTGAAGTCTAGTAATGCCATCTTCCATATAAACTTCAACGCCAAGAGTTGTGATTATAAATCGGTTTCGAGGAGAACGACTGATGGGAAACCGGGACATATAGTTCTCGAGATTAATACATGGAAATTAAGCTCCACCTGA
- a CDS encoding Cysteine proteinases superfamily protein (Cysteine proteinases superfamily protein; FUNCTIONS IN: molecular_function unknown; INVOLVED IN: biological_process unknown; LOCATED IN: chloroplast; EXPRESSED IN: sperm cell; BEST Arabidopsis thaliana protein match is: unknown protein (TAIR:AT3G19515.2); Has 19 Blast hits to 19 proteins in 2 species: Archae - 0; Bacteria - 0; Metazoa - 0; Fungi - 0; Plants - 19; Viruses - 0; Other Eukaryotes - 0 (source: NCBI BLink).), producing the protein MEELPIKVEILYESDQLFSELKKIGQYIPLSTFLEILKLKLDGKFEILRVKNKVVKPKVEGETIDVVYTRLRKHQVLPDETKKADWGPFNGPMKDQGEHDICWAIVTAELVTAIRWIKQHENGTEYLYQELVDFVFPEKGKLQKNKAHFCYKLSIVKALRYVVRQGIQKALDRPFDGCKEFPPPRVLSNSHLGGYICAAKLIQHCYL; encoded by the exons ATGGAGGAACTTCCTATTAAA GTTGAGATTCTATACGAATCCGATCAACTCTTTTCAGAACTAAAGAAGATTGGACAGTACATCCCACTTTCAACATTTCTCGAGattctaaaactaaaacttgaCGGAAAATTTGAGATACTCAGAGTGAAGAACAAAGTAGTGAAACCTAAAGTAGAGGGTGAAACTATTGATGTTGTCTACACTCGCTTGAGAAAACACCAG GTATTGCCTGATGAAACAAAGAAGGCGGACTGGGGACCTTTTAATGGTCCGATGAAAGATCAGGGAGAACACG ATATATGTTGGGCGATCGTGACGGCTGAATTAGTCACTGCGATACGGTGGATCAAACAACATGAAAACGGGACTGAGTACTTGTATCAAGAGCTTGTAGATTTTGTGTTTCCCGAGAAAGGAAAGCTGCAAAAAAATAAGGCACATTTCTGTTATAAGCTCAGCATCGTAAAAGCTTTGAGGTATGTTGTTCGACAAGGTATTCAAAAAGCACTAGATCGGCCTTTCGATGGGTGCAAAGAGTTTCCACCGCCTCGGGTTTTATCGAATTCCCACCTAGGAGGGTATATTTGTGCCGCCAAGTTGATACAACATTGCTACTTATGA
- a CDS encoding uncharacterized protein (unknown protein; FUNCTIONS IN: molecular_function unknown; INVOLVED IN: biological_process unknown; LOCATED IN: endomembrane system; EXPRESSED IN: root, flower; EXPRESSED DURING: petal differentiation and expansion stage; BEST Arabidopsis thaliana protein match is: Protein of unknown function (DUF626) (TAIR:AT3G44770.1); Has 9 Blast hits to 9 proteins in 2 species: Archae - 0; Bacteria - 0; Metazoa - 0; Fungi - 0; Plants - 9; Viruses - 0; Other Eukaryotes - 0 (source: NCBI BLink).), giving the protein MKKLGLTCRWIASDAVFNKLSLKFNVLVVVTLMLLRIWGESNFIDFVNFEISKVTFREAMGLLTLMMAYFYYLGSLRWIVSELLELNDPLVRIEKRVGYDIWFLDSGLLPREPVWILLGNFMATSFSSEYSFGYSIRQVHYLLRISRLDSLEMKIQLNSAYGFFGVPLLGLNRLVVIFLVFRCCNYCDE; this is encoded by the coding sequence ATGAAGAAATTGGGATTGACTTGCAGATGGATAGCTTCGGATGCAGTTTTCAACAAACTCTCGCTCAAATTCAACGTTCTCGTTGTTGTAACGCTGATGTTGCTGAGGATCTGGGGAGAATCTAACTTCATCGATTTCGTTAACTTTGAGATATCGAAAGTAACTTTCCGTGAGGCGATGGGGCTTTTGACTCTGATGATGGCTTATTTTTACTACTTGGGAAGTTTACGCTGGATTGTATCTGAGTTGCTTGAGCTTAACGATCCATTGGTAAGGATTGAAAAAAGAGTTGGCTATGATATATGGTTTCTTGACTCTGGCCTTTTACCTCGTGAACCTGTTTGGATTCTTCTGGGGAATTTTATGGCTACTAGTTTCTCCTCCGAGTATTCTTTTGGTTATTCGATTCGCCAAGTCCATTACCTTTTGAGAATCTCAAGATTAGATTCCTTGGAGATGAAGATTCAACTTAATTCAGCATATGGATTTTTTGGGGTTCCTCTTTTAGGATTGAATCGTTTGGtggtgatttttttggtttttaggtGTTGTAATTACTGCGATGAGTAA
- a CDS encoding transmembrane protein, putative (DUF626) (Protein of unknown function (DUF626); FUNCTIONS IN: molecular_function unknown; INVOLVED IN: biological_process unknown; LOCATED IN: mitochondrion; EXPRESSED IN: 7 plant structures; EXPRESSED DURING: 4 anthesis, petal differentiation and expansion stage, E expanded cotyledon stage, D bilateral stage; CONTAINS InterPro DOMAIN/s: Protein of unknown function DUF626, Arabidopsis thaliana (InterPro:IPR006462); BEST Arabidopsis thaliana protein match is: Protein of unknown function (DUF626) (TAIR:AT4G29550.1); Has 172 Blast hits to 171 proteins in 2 species: Archae - 0; Bacteria - 0; Metazoa - 0; Fungi - 0; Plants - 172; Viruses - 0; Other Eukaryotes - 0 (source: NCBI BLink).): protein MSTPRLRRMPRLVNKAYRSIRWNWRHLHYRVPLGLGIFLMVCSPPRLFLLNCNVQGFLRGIQATTRENCALHTKTKSCWIVENYLTKPATRFCVDWVNMSMLYIYPKPKKKSTDGHLRKMKNLTKNTVAKLPSLWYSSHVSALIWYLGSGFDIDGKVCIPACGISPVFLGANKNPRSEVALYGRLGVHCFNIDKERKFQYMRIPKYNVQYPEAMSFHITVEVNDLADNSAHTLQNLVTRSFSRNGEDLRVSTGICRIKPKTPEREICLVDEEAIDKFYRGVMPNFVSKLGADDDKLRFYEVQEQDVCANDWLRLYTEFALFSYWRYNEDGFESCLPVEIKKIIVETCDTHREPRMKLKLNPSDADFIKFAIIYDMILVATMISLWMMFLGEKPEFIDFDNFELSKVTFRGTVGILGIMMAGAYLCGPNNCIIFCLFDVALFGYKTIGFKRIGKELAMIYGFLALAFLLMYLFGFFFGVLWLLVSPPSLLLGFQFLKRRNVKESQD from the exons ATGTCCACTCCTCGCCTCCGTCGCATGCCAAGACTCGTCAATAAAGCATACCGGTCTATCCGCTGGAATTGGCGTCACTTGCACTATAGGGTTCCTCTCGGGTTGGGGATTTTCTTGATGGTTTGCTCGCCTCCACGCCTCTTCCTCTTGAATTGCAATGTCCAAGGTTTCTTGAG AGGAATTCAAGCCACTACGAGGGAAAACTGTGCTTTgcatacaaaaacaaagag CTGTTGGATTGTGGAAAATTATCTGACGAAACCTGCCACTCGATTTTGTGTGGATTGGGTCAACATGTCGATGCTTTACATTTATCCAAAACCGAAGAAGAAGTCGACGGATGGACatctgaggaagatgaagaacttgACCAAGAATACTGTCGCCAAGTTACCGAGTCTCTGGTACTCTTCTCATGTCTCTGCTTTGATTTGGTATTTAGGTTCT GGTTTCGATATTGATGGTAAAGTTTGTATCCCAGCATGTGGAATCTCACCAGTCTTTCTAGGTGCTAATAAAAACCCGCGTAGCGAAGTCGCTCTTTATGGCCGTTTGGGAGTTCATTGCTTCAACATTGACAAG GAGAGGAAGTTTCAGTATATGCGCATACCTAAATACAATGTTCAATATCCTGAAGCTATGTCTTTCCATATAACCGTGGAGGTGAATGATCTTGCTGATAATTCAGCTCACACTTTACAGAACTTGGTCACAAGATCTTTTTCTAGGAACGGAGAGGACTTAAGAGTCTCTACTGGAATTTGCagaatcaaacccaaaacacCTG AAAGAGAGATCTGTCTTGTGGATGAGGAAGCAATAGATAAGTTTTACAGAGGTGTTATGCCCAACTTTGTGTCCAAACTAGGGGCTGACGATGATAAGCTGAGGTTCTACGAG GTTCAGGAGCAGGACGTATGTGCAAATGATTGGTTACGTCTATATACTGAATTCGCACTTTTCTCCTACTGGAGATATAATGAG GACGGATTTGAGTCTTGTTTACCTGTGGAGATCAAGAAGATAATTGTGGAAACTTGTGACACTCACAGAGAGCCGCGTATGAAGCTGAA ATTGAATCCATCCGACGCAGATTTCATCAAATTCGCGATCATATACGACATGATCCTCGTTGCAACGATGATTTCACTGTGGATGATGTTTCTTGGTGAGAAGCCTGAGTTCATCGATTTCGACAACTTTGAGCTATCCAAAGTAACTTTCCGTGGAACGGTGGGGATTTTAGGTATAATGATGGCAGGTGCTTATTTGTGTGGACCTAATAACTGcatcatattttgtttgttcgaCGTTGCTTTGTTTGGCTATAAGACCATTGGTTTCAAAAGAATTGGTAAAGAGTTGGCTATGATCTATGGTTTCTTGGCTCTGGCTTTTTTGCTCATGTACTTGTTTGGATTCTTCTTTGGAGTTTTATGGCTACTAGTTTCTCCTCCGAGTCTCCTTTTGGGTTTCCAATTTCTCAAGCGAAGAAACGTAAAAGAATCTCAAGATTAG